From one Tetragenococcus osmophilus genomic stretch:
- a CDS encoding alcohol dehydrogenase catalytic domain-containing protein, which translates to MKAVRLYGKEKIQLDEVTKPQVSENEVLLKVKAASLCGTDVRMYKNGYSGVDADHPLTLGHEIAGTITEVGSKVTSYKVGQRVAVAPNIGCGNCDQCVSGNTHLCANYQAFGINLAGGFAEYLKIPTSAVQQGNMTPLADATSFEQAALIEPFSCVFNGQNIANVYSGDTVLIIGGGPIGIMHAMLAFSKGASQVILTDHHKSRLEAAKEILPELTVVTGENLAEKIAKITNNRGVDLCIVAAPSPQAQTESLQYMAVNGRLLFFGGLPKGSENVPLNTNILHYKQLRIFGCTRASLSSYRTSEKLIASGQIPIERLITNKYPLEEFDQALKNAENSVGLKNVIVFE; encoded by the coding sequence ATGAAGGCAGTACGACTTTACGGAAAAGAGAAAATCCAACTAGATGAAGTAACAAAACCTCAGGTCAGTGAAAACGAAGTATTATTAAAAGTAAAAGCAGCTTCGCTTTGTGGTACGGATGTTCGTATGTATAAAAATGGTTATTCAGGCGTTGATGCGGATCATCCACTAACTTTAGGGCATGAAATTGCGGGAACTATTACAGAAGTAGGAAGCAAAGTTACTTCTTACAAAGTAGGGCAAAGAGTCGCTGTTGCGCCTAATATAGGCTGTGGTAACTGTGATCAGTGCGTCAGTGGGAACACCCATTTATGTGCCAATTACCAAGCTTTTGGTATTAATCTGGCAGGAGGATTTGCGGAATACTTAAAAATCCCAACTTCCGCTGTTCAGCAAGGCAACATGACTCCTTTAGCAGATGCAACTTCTTTTGAACAGGCTGCGTTAATCGAACCCTTTAGTTGTGTATTTAATGGGCAAAATATCGCTAATGTTTATTCGGGAGATACTGTCTTGATTATTGGCGGAGGCCCTATTGGCATTATGCATGCGATGTTGGCTTTTAGTAAAGGCGCCAGCCAAGTGATTTTAACAGATCACCATAAAAGTCGGTTGGAAGCAGCTAAAGAAATTTTGCCTGAACTAACAGTAGTAACAGGAGAAAATTTAGCTGAGAAAATTGCAAAAATTACCAATAATCGGGGCGTTGACTTATGTATCGTGGCAGCACCTTCACCTCAAGCACAAACGGAAAGCCTACAATATATGGCGGTAAATGGCCGTTTGCTTTTCTTCGGTGGTTTGCCAAAAGGTAGTGAAAATGTTCCATTAAATACTAACATTTTACATTATAAACAACTACGCATTTTTGGTTGCACTCGCGCCAGTCTCTCTTCTTATCGCACTTCTGAAAAATTAATTGCGAGCGGGCAAATTCCTATTGAACGACTAATTACAAATAAATATCCACTAGAAGAATTTGACCAAGCATTGAAAAATGCAGAGAATTCGGTTGGGTTGAAAAATGTGATTGTGTTTGAGTGA
- a CDS encoding PTS fructose transporter subunit IIC: MAKYQIVGATGCPTGIAHTYMAQEALQQAAENKGVSIKIETHGQVGIENELTAQEIADADAVIIAADKDVQKGRFAGKQVINVAVGRGIKEADQLIDDALAGKGEVLEDENKQEEQSEQTEGQGETKKANNIGRNIYNNLMNGVSHMLPFVVAGGILMAVSFAIWGVYSAEPDSAQYNETAAMIKGIGDMSMGLMVPVLSAYIAEGIAQRPGLAVGFVGGLIADDGGTGFLGGILSGFLAGYFMLALKKLLAKMPKSLDGLKAIFLYPVIGVSVVGVTMWLLSGPMEAINQGMMDFLVNFEGSNPLILGIIIGCMSAFDMGGPINKAAYVTGTFLLAQGNSGFMAGVSAACIAPPLITGFGALFFGKYFEKNDRNAGFVNFILGSTHITEGAIPFATKDPLRNIPIFMLGSSIAAVLTYMFNVQVPAPHGGFLVLPVVTGKVAWVSSILLGSIIAGLLFGFKQKRLAAKNNTKESEAA, from the coding sequence ATGGCAAAGTACCAAATTGTAGGGGCTACAGGTTGTCCTACCGGGATTGCCCATACTTATATGGCCCAAGAAGCTTTACAACAAGCGGCTGAAAATAAAGGCGTTAGCATTAAAATCGAAACTCATGGACAAGTAGGAATTGAAAATGAACTAACAGCCCAAGAAATTGCGGACGCGGATGCGGTTATTATTGCAGCGGATAAGGATGTACAAAAAGGACGCTTTGCTGGCAAACAAGTGATCAATGTTGCGGTAGGCAGAGGAATTAAAGAAGCCGACCAATTAATTGATGACGCACTAGCAGGTAAAGGTGAAGTTTTAGAAGACGAAAATAAACAAGAAGAACAGTCAGAACAAACAGAAGGTCAAGGCGAAACAAAAAAAGCCAATAATATTGGTCGAAATATTTACAATAACTTAATGAATGGTGTTTCGCACATGCTGCCATTTGTGGTTGCTGGTGGTATTTTGATGGCGGTTTCCTTTGCTATTTGGGGTGTTTATTCCGCAGAACCCGATAGTGCACAATATAATGAAACAGCTGCGATGATTAAAGGCATCGGCGATATGTCGATGGGATTAATGGTACCTGTTTTATCCGCTTATATTGCTGAAGGGATTGCGCAACGACCTGGTTTAGCCGTTGGTTTTGTCGGTGGTTTAATTGCCGATGATGGCGGAACTGGATTTTTAGGCGGTATCTTGTCTGGTTTTCTAGCCGGATATTTCATGCTAGCTTTGAAAAAATTACTAGCTAAGATGCCTAAATCATTAGACGGGTTAAAAGCTATTTTCCTTTATCCAGTTATTGGGGTTTCTGTAGTAGGTGTGACCATGTGGCTATTGAGTGGCCCCATGGAAGCGATCAATCAAGGAATGATGGACTTTTTAGTAAACTTTGAAGGATCGAATCCTTTAATTCTAGGGATCATTATTGGTTGTATGTCCGCTTTTGATATGGGAGGGCCGATTAATAAAGCTGCTTATGTCACTGGGACTTTTCTTTTAGCACAAGGAAATAGTGGTTTTATGGCTGGTGTTTCCGCAGCTTGTATTGCACCTCCATTGATTACCGGTTTTGGTGCACTATTTTTCGGTAAATATTTTGAAAAAAATGACCGTAATGCTGGATTCGTTAATTTCATTTTGGGATCTACTCATATTACTGAAGGAGCGATTCCTTTTGCTACAAAAGACCCATTGCGAAACATTCCGATCTTTATGCTAGGGTCTTCCATCGCAGCTGTATTGACTTACATGTTTAATGTGCAAGTACCAGCTCCTCATGGTGGTTTCCTAGTTTTGCCAGTCGTAACAGGTAAGGTAGCGTGGGTTTCTTCCATTTTATTAGGATCAATTATTGCAGGATTGTTATTTGGATTTAAACAAAAAAGACTTGCAGCAAAAAACAACACAAAAGAAAGTGAGGCAGCATAA
- a CDS encoding MurR/RpiR family transcriptional regulator, with the protein MDKKLSDSEQYVWDFMQENIQTIPNYSIIKLSELANVSTATIVRTMKKKGYEGFTAFKHHLKEMSYNDINFSALDKVDQGIRTAILKNEYEVNRTINMIELGNIEDAIQRVKAAKHVIIFARGFSEMTAQEMMVKFQLTGKYCELHADPEIIKTISNKLTSDDIVIFISLNGETRELVTAAENCYNLEIGTILITANRYSSLMSYIEIPFVGFKSEGSFFPDYEVRSRLPLAILTRVLLDSYALRVEES; encoded by the coding sequence ATGGATAAAAAATTAAGTGATTCAGAACAATATGTTTGGGACTTTATGCAAGAAAACATACAAACAATCCCGAACTACTCCATCATTAAATTAAGCGAATTGGCCAATGTTTCAACCGCAACGATCGTCCGTACAATGAAGAAAAAAGGCTATGAGGGATTCACAGCCTTTAAACACCATTTAAAAGAAATGTCTTATAATGATATTAACTTTTCAGCATTAGATAAAGTCGATCAAGGCATACGAACCGCCATTTTAAAAAATGAATATGAAGTTAACCGTACGATTAATATGATCGAATTAGGAAATATTGAAGATGCGATTCAAAGGGTAAAAGCAGCAAAGCACGTTATTATTTTCGCGCGAGGATTTTCAGAAATGACAGCTCAAGAGATGATGGTGAAATTTCAGTTAACTGGCAAATATTGCGAATTACATGCTGATCCAGAAATCATCAAAACGATAAGTAATAAACTAACCAGCGATGATATTGTTATTTTTATATCACTTAATGGAGAAACAAGAGAACTAGTAACGGCCGCTGAAAACTGTTATAACTTAGAAATTGGTACGATTTTAATAACGGCAAATCGTTATTCAAGTCTGATGTCTTACATTGAAATTCCATTTGTCGGTTTTAAATCAGAAGGGTCATTTTTTCCAGATTATGAAGTGCGTTCGAGGTTACCGTTAGCAATTTTGACTCGGGTGTTGTTGGATTCATATGCGTTGAGAGTAGAAGAAAGCTAA
- a CDS encoding Gfo/Idh/MocA family oxidoreductase: protein MVNICLIGTGRAGMIHGRNMAGKIKNARLIALCDPMEENLQKAQSELAVKYVYRNYRDALANDEIDAVVIVTPTAYHKEIAIAAAQAKKHILCEKPLTMDEQECKEIIAAAKTNNVKLQVGFMRRFDANFQEAKKVVDEGAIGDVTLIKSLTHGPSQPKEWMYDISISSGPIGEVNSHDLDTLRWFANDEVASIYAIGGNFRSPEVKENYPDYYDTVSMNIKFKSGILGAIDGAQYVQYGYDARAEVLGTKGSILIGEQGKNNVLIAQQNHQMTRSTMNSWTHLFREAYVAEDQAFVDCILEDTTPLVTGYDGMMAVKLVHAGLTSLLNNRIEYVS, encoded by the coding sequence ATGGTAAATATTTGTCTCATTGGCACTGGGCGAGCGGGAATGATTCATGGCAGAAACATGGCTGGAAAAATCAAAAACGCGCGACTGATTGCTTTGTGTGACCCCATGGAAGAAAATCTGCAGAAGGCTCAATCAGAACTAGCTGTAAAATATGTTTATCGCAACTATCGTGATGCTTTAGCAAATGATGAAATTGACGCCGTTGTAATTGTGACACCAACAGCTTATCACAAAGAAATTGCCATTGCGGCGGCACAAGCGAAAAAGCATATTTTGTGTGAAAAGCCTCTTACTATGGATGAACAAGAATGTAAAGAAATTATAGCTGCTGCAAAGACGAATAATGTGAAGTTGCAAGTAGGCTTTATGCGTCGCTTTGATGCGAACTTTCAAGAAGCAAAAAAAGTAGTCGATGAGGGCGCTATTGGGGATGTGACCTTAATTAAATCGTTGACACACGGGCCAAGCCAGCCCAAAGAATGGATGTATGATATTTCGATTAGCAGTGGTCCCATCGGCGAAGTAAATAGTCATGACTTAGATACTTTAAGATGGTTTGCAAATGACGAAGTTGCCAGCATCTATGCTATTGGAGGGAATTTCCGATCACCTGAAGTAAAAGAAAATTATCCTGATTACTATGACACAGTATCAATGAATATAAAATTTAAAAGTGGTATTTTAGGAGCAATTGATGGTGCGCAATATGTACAATACGGTTATGACGCACGGGCAGAAGTTTTGGGAACTAAAGGAAGTATTTTAATTGGTGAACAAGGAAAAAATAATGTACTGATTGCTCAACAGAATCATCAAATGACACGTTCTACCATGAATAGTTGGACTCACCTTTTTCGTGAAGCTTATGTCGCTGAGGATCAAGCATTTGTTGATTGTATTTTGGAAGATACTACGCCTTTAGTTACCGGCTATGATGGAATGATGGCTGTTAAGTTAGTCCATGCAGGTTTAACTTCCTTATTGAATAACCGAATTGAATACGTATCATAG
- a CDS encoding DeoR/GlpR family DNA-binding transcription regulator: MATNQFAYAQERKNKILEILKTQERVQVAELVDFFQVSGSTVRTDLRELEKEQQLIRTHGGAIPTNQRSFEDFPSSREITKGKTKIAQAAVEFINDGDSLAIDTGTSCLAFAQALAQSNKTQLKIITYDLRIATYLSENTDYEIVSVGGLIRNGFEYSAGEFAINQLKTFLVDKAIIATTSFSVTNGFSTPNVTTAELKRTLFEIARQKIILCNKEKIGKDSFKVFVETEQADTLIVDKVLNKQQQKLIEEKNVDLIIAN; the protein is encoded by the coding sequence TTGGCTACAAACCAATTTGCTTATGCACAAGAACGTAAGAACAAAATACTTGAGATTTTAAAAACGCAGGAACGAGTGCAAGTTGCAGAATTAGTAGATTTTTTTCAAGTATCGGGGAGCACTGTGCGGACAGATTTGCGAGAATTAGAGAAAGAGCAGCAACTTATTCGAACCCATGGAGGTGCGATACCAACAAACCAACGTAGTTTTGAGGACTTTCCCAGTTCCCGTGAGATTACAAAAGGGAAGACGAAAATTGCGCAAGCTGCAGTAGAGTTCATTAATGATGGAGATTCGTTGGCTATTGATACAGGGACTTCTTGTTTAGCTTTTGCTCAAGCGTTGGCTCAATCCAATAAAACACAGCTTAAAATTATTACTTATGATCTTCGTATTGCCACTTATTTAAGCGAAAATACAGATTATGAAATTGTGTCTGTTGGCGGTTTGATAAGAAATGGCTTTGAATATAGTGCAGGAGAGTTTGCGATAAATCAGTTAAAAACATTTTTGGTCGATAAAGCCATTATCGCAACCACTTCTTTTTCTGTTACAAACGGGTTTTCAACGCCCAATGTAACGACTGCTGAATTAAAACGAACTTTATTTGAAATTGCACGTCAAAAAATTATCTTGTGTAATAAAGAAAAGATCGGCAAAGACAGCTTTAAAGTTTTTGTTGAAACGGAACAAGCAGATACTTTAATTGTGGATAAAGTTTTAAATAAGCAACAACAAAAATTAATAGAAGAAAAAAATGTAGATCTAATCATCGCTAATTAA
- the pfkB gene encoding 1-phosphofructokinase, with protein MAFYTCTLNLAIDLFIETDELKPFVVNRTKDDDIQANGKGFNVSLVLKMLGIDSTALGFQAGFTGNYIEDFLHEKQIDTGFIEVPGMTRINVFTKVNQTNEEYKLVNRGPNVPEEAVQSLLEQINRLQEGDYLCVSGSFPQGVSSSILVDMAKICQDRKVHLIIDSSYLDVMDCLSYQPFLLKPNEEELALWFDAEINSQEDYVYYGNELLKAGAENVLISLGSDGAVLLNKEGVFFGNSPKGEVVNTACSGDTLLGTFLAGILKEKNTEDNLKLSLAAGSSTAFRKGLTDFSDVAELQKQITILKEE; from the coding sequence ATGGCATTTTATACTTGTACGTTAAATCTAGCAATTGATTTATTTATTGAAACAGATGAATTAAAACCTTTTGTCGTCAATCGAACAAAAGATGATGATATTCAGGCGAATGGAAAGGGTTTTAATGTCTCACTGGTTTTAAAAATGCTAGGTATTGATAGTACCGCACTAGGATTTCAAGCGGGCTTTACCGGCAATTACATTGAAGATTTTCTACACGAAAAACAAATCGATACTGGTTTTATTGAAGTTCCTGGGATGACACGGATCAATGTTTTTACGAAAGTTAATCAAACAAATGAAGAATACAAACTAGTCAACCGAGGTCCTAATGTTCCAGAAGAAGCTGTTCAATCTTTATTAGAACAAATCAATCGTTTGCAAGAAGGCGATTACTTATGTGTGTCTGGAAGTTTTCCGCAAGGTGTTTCTTCATCGATTTTAGTCGATATGGCAAAAATTTGTCAGGACAGAAAAGTTCATCTAATTATCGATAGCAGTTATTTAGATGTGATGGATTGCTTATCTTATCAACCTTTTTTATTAAAACCCAATGAAGAAGAATTAGCTTTGTGGTTTGACGCTGAAATTAATTCACAAGAAGACTATGTTTATTATGGCAATGAATTATTAAAAGCAGGAGCAGAAAATGTCTTGATTTCTTTAGGCAGTGATGGTGCTGTTTTATTGAATAAAGAAGGCGTCTTTTTTGGAAATTCACCTAAAGGCGAAGTCGTTAATACAGCATGTTCTGGCGATACTTTACTAGGAACATTTTTGGCAGGAATTTTAAAAGAGAAAAATACGGAAGATAACTTAAAACTTAGTTTGGCAGCTGGCAGTTCTACGGCTTTTCGTAAGGGTTTAACAGATTTTTCAGATGTAGCTGAATTACAAAAACAAATTACCATTTTAAAAGAGGAGTGA
- a CDS encoding AraC family transcriptional regulator: MQQLFQPKFFTQSFDKQTPHMIYISKVDKKDRNHPRTLHSHSEIVKLILITGGQGNIFIDEEQVPVQKGDLVVYNSGVIHEEFFRNEAVSLYCIGLRGINEKGLQAGELVPEQSSPVFKTGELFPSIVNLFETCYFILEQRKSNYAMIVQQLFETLLILIKTNILLPGNDKSENSEKLAIVQNIKLYMDKNYTEEFKIKNLENNKQWQINPFYFAHKFKDIYGYSPIEYLQRRRIGEAQTLLITTNLSVTEIANSVDFNSSAYFSTIFKKIVSLSPKEYRKQYVKH, translated from the coding sequence ATGCAGCAGTTGTTTCAACCAAAGTTTTTTACACAAAGTTTTGACAAACAGACACCACACATGATCTATATTAGTAAGGTTGATAAAAAGGACCGTAATCATCCACGCACGTTACACTCTCATTCCGAGATTGTGAAATTGATTTTAATCACCGGGGGACAAGGCAACATTTTTATTGATGAAGAACAAGTTCCCGTTCAAAAAGGAGACCTAGTTGTATATAATAGTGGCGTTATACATGAGGAATTTTTTAGAAATGAAGCCGTTTCTTTGTATTGCATTGGTTTAAGAGGAATCAATGAAAAAGGGCTTCAGGCAGGAGAATTAGTCCCTGAACAAAGCTCACCTGTTTTTAAAACAGGTGAATTATTTCCTTCGATAGTTAATCTTTTTGAAACTTGTTACTTTATTTTAGAACAGAGAAAATCAAATTATGCGATGATTGTACAACAGCTTTTTGAAACTTTATTAATTTTAATAAAAACAAACATTTTACTGCCAGGAAACGATAAGTCAGAAAATAGTGAAAAGTTGGCTATTGTGCAAAATATTAAATTATATATGGATAAAAATTATACTGAAGAATTTAAAATAAAAAATTTGGAAAACAATAAACAATGGCAAATTAATCCTTTTTACTTCGCTCATAAATTCAAAGACATTTATGGTTATTCGCCTATTGAGTATTTACAACGACGTAGAATTGGGGAAGCTCAAACATTGTTAATTACTACTAATCTTTCAGTAACGGAGATTGCCAATAGTGTAGATTTTAACAGTTCAGCTTATTTTTCGACCATATTTAAAAAAATCGTATCATTAAGTCCTAAAGAATATCGAAAACAATATGTGAAGCATTGA
- the deoC gene encoding deoxyribose-phosphate aldolase, translating to MTVDLTVEQLANKIDHTLLKADAQEDGFEKLCQEAREYGFKMVAINSAPVSFCKSQLEDSSVHVGAAIGFPLGQTTIKTKTFETKEAIENGADEIDYVINISKLKDGDPDYIEEEMQTIVDICKKNKVLSKVILETCYLTDEQKQEVCAIAKKVGPDFVKTSTGFGAAGATAADVRLMKEAVGEQIKVKAAGGIRDLATVKEMLEAGADRLGMSASVKVVKEYKAEKGLS from the coding sequence ATGACAGTAGACTTAACCGTGGAACAATTAGCTAATAAAATTGACCATACATTATTAAAGGCAGATGCGCAAGAGGATGGCTTTGAGAAGTTATGTCAAGAAGCTCGTGAATATGGATTTAAAATGGTAGCGATTAATTCAGCACCGGTTTCTTTTTGTAAAAGTCAATTAGAAGATAGTTCCGTCCATGTTGGTGCTGCGATTGGTTTTCCATTAGGGCAGACTACAATCAAGACCAAGACTTTTGAAACAAAAGAAGCGATTGAAAATGGAGCAGATGAAATTGACTATGTGATTAACATTTCAAAATTGAAAGATGGAGATCCAGACTATATTGAAGAAGAGATGCAAACAATTGTAGATATTTGCAAAAAGAATAAAGTACTTTCCAAAGTTATCCTCGAAACTTGTTATTTAACAGATGAACAAAAACAAGAAGTTTGTGCTATTGCTAAAAAAGTTGGACCAGATTTTGTCAAAACTTCCACTGGATTTGGTGCTGCAGGAGCCACAGCAGCTGATGTTCGATTAATGAAAGAAGCAGTGGGTGAGCAAATAAAAGTCAAAGCGGCCGGCGGAATTCGTGATTTAGCTACGGTTAAAGAAATGTTAGAAGCAGGAGCTGATCGCTTAGGTATGAGTGCAAGTGTGAAAGTGGTTAAGGAATATAAGGCAGAGAAAGGACTTAGCTAG
- a CDS encoding GRP family sugar transporter: MGNILLGLVPALMWGLQPLVMQKIGGKATNQQMGMSMGTLLFSVGVLLFHQPAEWNANLIIASLLCGIFWSFGQINQIKSFHIIGVSRAMPISTGTQLLGTTLVGVLYFREWTQAMQFILGISALILIIAGVAFTAFQEREEKISSEIDMKRGMTILIVSSAGFVLYAVIPRIADINGWDAVFPQAIGMFIGSILFCSFEKKPEIFGRKSFQNILTGLFFAVANVTIMLSNEANGVALGFTLSQMNVVVSTVGGLVILHETKTFKELNITLSGLILVLAGGILIGMTK, translated from the coding sequence ATGGGAAATATTTTATTAGGTCTAGTGCCCGCATTGATGTGGGGCCTTCAGCCACTCGTTATGCAAAAAATTGGCGGTAAAGCAACGAATCAACAAATGGGGATGTCTATGGGGACACTTCTATTTTCGGTTGGAGTATTGCTTTTTCATCAGCCTGCTGAGTGGAACGCTAATTTAATTATCGCTTCTTTATTATGTGGAATTTTTTGGTCATTTGGACAAATTAACCAAATTAAAAGTTTTCATATTATTGGTGTTTCACGTGCAATGCCAATTTCAACTGGAACTCAGCTTTTAGGGACTACTTTAGTTGGCGTTCTTTATTTTCGTGAATGGACACAAGCGATGCAATTTATATTAGGAATTAGTGCATTAATTCTTATTATTGCTGGTGTTGCATTTACAGCTTTTCAAGAAAGAGAAGAAAAAATAAGTTCCGAAATTGATATGAAAAGAGGTATGACCATATTAATTGTTTCTTCGGCTGGCTTTGTCCTCTATGCTGTTATTCCTAGAATTGCAGATATTAATGGCTGGGATGCTGTTTTTCCACAAGCAATTGGAATGTTTATAGGTTCAATATTGTTTTGTTCTTTTGAAAAGAAACCAGAAATTTTTGGTAGAAAGTCTTTTCAAAATATTTTAACAGGGCTTTTCTTTGCGGTTGCTAATGTTACAATTATGCTTTCCAATGAAGCTAATGGCGTGGCATTAGGTTTTACTCTTTCGCAAATGAATGTGGTCGTTTCTACTGTAGGCGGACTAGTCATTCTCCATGAGACAAAAACCTTTAAAGAGCTAAATATAACATTAAGCGGTTTAATCCTGGTCCTCGCTGGAGGAATTTTGATAGGGATGACCAAGTAA
- a CDS encoding Gfo/Idh/MocA family protein, with protein MDHNKIQVGVIGCGSIGREHIERLTNVVPETEVVAVYDYVSEPAETAAQQYGATVYESGEALIRSDEVDAVLIASTDDTHAAYVMEALKQNKYVFCEKPLALSAEECEKMIEIEASQGHRLVQMGFNRRYDSGYVEMKEAIQNNEIGEPLMIHSAHRNISQSPGFKTDYAITRVAIHEIDISRWLLDEEYDEVQVLKVKQSKQTSGDWLNPQLVTFKTLSGQRVDVEVQTDGAYAYDIRCQVVGENGTLDLPDPASVVKRNNQSVSNELATTWAGRFGKSYDDEFLCWAKGILNDQLMGASTWDGYAACVTSDALIKSRDSGKPEKVTMIEQPDIYK; from the coding sequence ATGGATCATAATAAAATACAAGTAGGCGTTATTGGATGTGGGTCAATTGGAAGAGAGCATATTGAAAGATTAACAAATGTGGTTCCAGAAACAGAAGTTGTGGCTGTGTATGATTATGTTAGTGAGCCTGCTGAAACAGCTGCTCAACAATATGGCGCAACGGTCTATGAAAGTGGAGAAGCATTGATCCGTAGTGACGAAGTAGACGCTGTTCTAATAGCTTCTACAGATGATACACATGCGGCTTACGTGATGGAAGCTTTGAAGCAAAATAAATATGTATTTTGTGAAAAACCACTAGCATTATCCGCAGAAGAATGCGAAAAAATGATAGAAATCGAAGCTAGCCAAGGTCATCGACTAGTACAAATGGGCTTTAACCGTCGTTATGACTCAGGTTATGTCGAAATGAAAGAAGCAATTCAAAATAATGAAATTGGGGAACCATTAATGATTCATAGTGCTCATCGAAATATTTCCCAATCTCCAGGTTTTAAAACAGATTATGCCATTACTCGTGTAGCTATACATGAAATTGACATTAGTCGTTGGTTATTAGATGAAGAATATGATGAGGTTCAAGTACTTAAGGTAAAACAAAGCAAGCAAACGAGTGGCGATTGGTTGAATCCACAGTTGGTCACGTTTAAAACACTTTCCGGCCAACGAGTAGACGTAGAGGTACAAACAGATGGGGCGTATGCTTATGATATACGTTGCCAAGTAGTTGGAGAAAACGGCACCTTAGATTTACCGGATCCAGCTTCTGTAGTCAAAAGAAATAACCAAAGCGTTTCAAATGAATTAGCTACTACTTGGGCCGGTCGATTTGGTAAATCATATGATGATGAATTTCTTTGCTGGGCTAAAGGGATCTTGAATGACCAACTTATGGGAGCTAGCACTTGGGATGGCTATGCAGCTTGTGTCACTTCAGATGCATTAATTAAATCAAGAGATTCCGGTAAACCAGAAAAAGTAACAATGATCGAACAACCCGACATCTATAAGTAA